GAGACCACAGCAGGAACTGGACGGGCTCCTTCGTGTCGTAGTAATACCACTCCTTCTCGCTGTCCTGGTCGGTGATCCCCAGCCACATGAGGGCGCCTCCGTCGGCTGCGCAGAGGTCGGCGTTCTTCGAGGACAGCTTGTAGAGGGTCTCCTGCTCGTCGGCGTTCAAGGGCGTGGCCACCGAGCCTCCAAGGGCGGAGCAGAGAAACGTGGAGGCCGAGAACTGTAGTTTGTCCAGGAACATGAAGAATGGGACCGGTTTCACGTCACAACTCTGAGAAAGTTGTTGGTattcctggagagagagagagttaaggacagagagagagggagacacatatctacctatctatctacatatctacctatctatctacatatctatccatccatccacccatctatcttcctacccatctatttatccatccattcatctatccatccatctatccactctacttatctatcagtctgtctacaaATTTGTCctccaacctacctacctatatatctatctatctatctatctatctatctatccacccatccatctatccatcatccatccatctaatgtctctctctctctctctctctctctctctctctctctctctccatatatatatatatatatatatatatatatatatatatatatatatatatatatagatagatagatagatagatagatagatagatagatagatagatagatagatagttagatagacagatatatctatcctctctctctacctatcaacCTGTCTCACCTCCGCCGAGTCCGCGCCGACGTCCCACACCGCCTCGTCCCACGTCAGGATGTTGCCCCCGAGGACGGACTCGCACGAACTCAGGTCCTTCAGGTCGAACTCGTCCAGCATCCTGTCGAAGATCTCGAGGCCCGTGAATTCCCCGCAGAAGGACTGGGTGGCGTCGAAGCCCGAGCCTTCCGTATCCTGGTCCTGGCCGATAACGAGGGTACCGTTCTTCGGGAGCACGACCTGgcagcggggagagggggagcaggggatgggtggagggatggacgggggtgggtggagggaaggagggggaggggtggaaggagggagggagggtggaaggagggagggagggggaggggtggaaggagggagggagggggaggggtggaggaggagggagggggaggggtggagggagggagggggtgggtggatggaaggagggggatgggtgggtggaaggCGGAGCGGaggtggatggaaggaaggaggggatgagtggaaagaggaaggagagagggaggagaggagctttactggtgtgtgtgttgttttattatattattcttgttttgtaatttgttgttgctttttctctcttcctttctttctttctttaatttgcttttgttgattttatcttcacttcttttatttttctttggtcGTTACTTTTGTTTCGGTTCCAGTCCTTTGTGAAGGGGAagtttggtggggagggggaggggggagggggtgcttacTGTTGTTTCTCCCGCTTACCTGAATCGAATAACTGTTCTTCCGTTTTCTCTCAGCTCTGTTACTGGGTGTTGTAAAATTGTTACTATTCCTGTTAGATGCTACAAAAATATCACAATACAACGTATACGCCAAATACACGACTTCATCAACATCCCAGAAACAGCATATCATAAGAAATGAGCAACATCCACATAAACATTAAcgcgtacacaaagatgaaaagaaaaacacccacgataacaaattaaattaaatcttttctctttgttttatgtttcagcatccacacactcaccctaACACATGACCCCATCAACGACCTCTCATAAACAACAATTCCTAGAGAGGGACcaacacccacatacactcaCCCGAACAACAGACGACCCTATCGACGACCTATCACAAGCAGCAATTCACACTAACCCCATCAAACAGTAGATCAGAGAGCAACAGCCACACACTCACCCCAACGCACGACCCCAGCAACAGCCTCTCACAAATGGCAATTTATGAGGGACCAACAACCACACATACTCACCCCAGCAACACACGACCCCGAGAACATCATCTCACAAACAGCAACTCATGAGGAGGGACCAACACCCAATCTTACCCCAAGCTGATCTAACCTTGGACACGGGAAGCCAGCGTCCGTCGGCGATTTTCTCCCCGTTCATGTAGATCTTCCATTCCCCCGTGGCGGAGTCGACGCCGTAACACCAGGCAGACCAGAACATGAGAGGCGTCACTGCTTCCGTCACCTGCCGTAGCCGCTGGAGGGCCATCATGAGCTGCATTCCACGACGGTTATggtctggggggaggggagagaggaggggagagggcgggtgATGGTTAAGTAGgcatggaggaggtggagagggggtgggaggagggggaaaggagaggtcaAGGTTGTATAGGcttgggggaggttggagggggagagggggagagcttACACAGGCAtgaaggaagtggggagagggaggaaggagggagggaggaagggaggaaagggggagggagggaggctcaGGATCTCCCTCTAATATCATGGGTGGGTGACTAAGAAGGGAAAGGTCACGTTATCTTATAAATAGTCTTGTCCCTctctgtatgtgtttctgtgtctcttcctcgttctctttattacttttattactttgtgtatgtttgcgcatatgtgtgtgagtgtgtgtgtgtatgtatgtatgtatgtgtgtgtgtgtgtgtgtgtgtgtggtgtgtgtgtgtgtgtatgtatgtatgtatgtgtgtgtgtgtgtgcatatgtgtgtatgtttgtgcatatgtgtgtgtgtgtgtatgtatgtgtgtgtgtgtgtatgtatgtgtgtgtgtgtgtgttgtgtgtgtgtatgtgtgtgtgtgtgtgtgtgtgtgtgtatgtataagcgtgggtgtttatgtgtgtagacATATCTGCAGATATATACACTTTCCTACAGGAAGCTTCGATTACTGAAGCGTACGTGACTACACGTGCGTGACTGTATCCTTAATTAGGTCCCTCACTTGTCtcacctgcctctctctctctctctctctctctctctctctctctctctctctcttctctctctctctctccctctctctctctccctctctctctctctctctctctctctctctcctcctctctctctctttctccctctctctctctctctcctcctcttcccctctctctctttccccctctcccctctccctctctccctctctccttctctcccctcttctctctccctctctccccctccccttttttccccccctctctcgccccccttttcccctctcctccctctctctcctctctctctctctctcctctctctctctctcctcctctcttcctctctctctctctcctctctctcctcctctctctctctctctctctctctctctcttctctctctctcctctctctccctctctctctctctctcctctctcctctctctctcttctctctctcctctctctcttctctctctctctctcctctctctccctctctctctcctctctctctcctccctctctcttcatctctctctcctctctctctctctctctctctctctctctctctctctctctctctctctctctctctctctctctctccctctctctctctcctcctctctcatccgcctctctctctctcctctctcctctctcttcctcctctcatcctcctcctcatctcatcatctcatctctccctctcctccatccatcctcatcctccctcctttcctctcatcctcctctcttccatcctccatcctcctcctcctcctcctctctcctcctatatcTCATCTCCATCCATCTTCCATCAtccatctccatcatctccatctcatccgctctatccatccatccatctccatccatcatccatcctcatccatccatccatcttccatccatccatccatccatcccatccatcatcatccatccatccatctatccatccatccatcatcccccctccaccatctccccaTTCATcctatccatcatccatccatccaccatcatcccatcatccatccatctccatccatccagccatcatccatctatccatcatccatccatccatctccatccatccatctatccatccatccgccatccatctatccatcctccatccatccatcctctatcttatctccatccatccatccatccatccatccatctatccatccatccatccatccatccatccatccatccatctatccatccatctatctatccatccatctatccatccatccatctatccatccatctgtctattcatccatctccctccatccaaccctccctcccctcccctccccttcctaccctctctccccccacccacgcccacccccccaccccaccccatccctcaccTGTCCTGAATATGTCATCCTTCGCCACCACGTAGGAGAGAACGATCACCTCCGGCCTGAAGAAGTAAGGCTTGATCCTGTAGCAGAGGGTGAAGGCGTTTAGGTCCTCCCGGATGCTGCTCTTCAGGATCCCGTAGGAGGCGGCGCTGGGGGTCATCCTCGTCTGGAGGCTGAGGACCTTCGTCTGCTGGGTCAGGTCGAGGAGTTGCGACCTCGCTGCCGGCGGagcgggaggtggaggaggaggtaagacggtgttttggttggtgttgtgggtggatTGGTGTTGTGGGTGGATTGGTGTTGTGGGTGGATTGGTGTTGTGGATGGATTGGTGTTGTGGATGGATTGGTGTTGTGGATGGATTGGTGTTGTGGATGGATTGGTGTTGTGGATGGATTGGTGTTGTGGATGGATTGGTGTTGTGGATGGATTAGGGTTGTGGATGGATTAGGGTTGTGGATGGATTGGTGTTGTGGATGGATTAGGTTGTGGGATGGTATTGGTGTTGTGGATGGATTTTGTGTTGTTGGATGGATTGGTGTTTGTGGATGGATTGGTGTTGTGGATGGATTAGGGTTGTGGGTGGATTGGTGTTGTGGTGGATTGGGTTGTGGATGGATTAGGGTTGTGGATGGATTGGTGTTGTGGATGGATTGGTGTTGTGGGTGGATTGGTGTTGTGGGTGGATTGGTGTTGTGGATGGATTAGGGTTGTGGATGGATTGGTGTTGGTGGATTGGTTGGgttggttggtgttgttgttgtggtggattggtgttgtggtggttgggttGTGGATGGATTGGTGTTGTGGTGGATTGGTGTTGTGGTGGATTGGGTTGTGGGTGGATTGGTGTTGTGGATGGATTGGTGTTGTGGATGGTTGGGTTGTGGTGGATTGGGATGTGGATGGATTAGGGTTGTGGGTGGATTAGGTGTTGTGGATGATTGGGTTGTGGGTGGATTGGTGTTTGTGGATGGAAATTTAGGGTTTGGATGATTAGTTGTGGTGGATTGGTGTTATGATGATTGGTATTTTAAGTGAAATGATACTTTAGTTGGTATCAAATACGATGTATAAGTACTTGTGATTGCC
The Penaeus monodon isolate SGIC_2016 chromosome 18, NSTDA_Pmon_1, whole genome shotgun sequence genome window above contains:
- the LOC119584678 gene encoding C-reactive protein 3.3-like, encoding MTPSAASYGILKSSIREDLNAFTLCYRIKPYFFRPEVIVLSYVVAKDDIFRTDHNRRGMQLMMALQRLRQVTEAVTPLMFWSAWCYGVDSATGEWKIYMNGEKIADGRWLPVSKVRSAWASNRNSNNFTTPSNRAERKRKNSYSIQVVLPKNGTLVIGQDQDTEGSGFDATQSFCGEFTGLEIFDRMLDEFDLKDLSSCESVLGGNILTWDEAVWDVGADSAEVRQVDR